One Mugil cephalus isolate CIBA_MC_2020 chromosome 8, CIBA_Mcephalus_1.1, whole genome shotgun sequence genomic window carries:
- the LOC125012172 gene encoding chemerin-like receptor 1 isoform X2: MDYLLDYDYADYNYTSSEELYPPGEQTSVFKHEQTCSQEALCVSLAIISGVIFLLGFCGNVLVIWISGFKMKKTVNTTWYLSLAISDFVFCAFLPFSIAPAVMEEWIFGHFMCKAVSFMMFLNMFSSIFLLVIISVDRCVSVMFPVWAQNQRTVRKASVLVVLAWLLAFAVSIPSVIFREVQHRLGRDVCINAYTSHQHSHTIIAVTRFLAGFGVPFIIIVICYSIIIVKLRSNRMTKSCKPFKVMTALIAAFFICWLPYHVFILMETKSHWHGHDILPIGLKVSTSLAAANSFLNPVLYVFMGNDIKRRFKNSVLSKMENAMGEEGRTTSRYLSLSSSMDARASTHI; the protein is encoded by the coding sequence ATGGATTACTTACTGGACTATGACTATGCAGACTATAACTACACTTCCAGTGAAGAGTTATATCCACCAGGGGAGCAAACTTCAGTTTTTAAGCACGAACAAACATGTTCACAGGAAGCCTTGTGCGTGTCTTTAGCAATTATAAGTGGAGTCATTTTTCTGCTCGGCTTCTGTGGGAACGTTTTGGTCATTTGGATTTCTGGCTTCAAGATGAAGAAGACGGTCAACACCACGTGGTACCTGAGCCTGGCAATTTCTGACTTTGTCTTCTGTGCCTTCCTGCCGTTCAGCATCGCCCCGGCAGTGATGGAGGAGTGGATATTTGGCCACTTCATGTGCAAGGCCGTCTCATTCATGATGTTCCTCAACATGTTCAGCAGCATCTTCCTCCTTGTCATCATCAGTGTCGATCGCTGTGTGTCAGTCATGTTTCCAGTTTGGGCTCAGAACCAGCGCACTGTCCGTAAGGCATCAGTTCTTGTTGTCCTGGCCTGGCTTCTCGCCTTTGCTGTGAGCATTCCTTCTGTGATCTTTCGGGAAGTTCAACATCGCTTGGGTAGGGACGTTTGCATCAATGCATACACATCACACCAACACAGTCACACGATTATTGCAGTGACCCGCTTCCTTGCTGGCTTTGGTGTTCCtttcatcatcattgtcatcTGCTACTCCATCATCATCGTCAAACTTCGATCCAACAGGATGACCAAATCCTGCAAACCATTCAAAGTGATGACAGCGCTCATCGCTGCTTTCTTCATCTGCTGGCTGCCCTACCACGTGTTCATCCTGATGGAGACCAAGTCCCACTGGCACGGCCATGATATTTTGCCCATCGGACTCAAAGTGAGCACTTCACTGGCTGCAGCAAACAGCTTCCTCAACCCTGTGTTGTATGTCTTCATGGGCAATGACATCAAGCGCAGGTTCAAGAACTCTGTGCTTTCAAAGATGGAGAATGCGATGGGTGAGGAAGGCCGCACCACCAGCCGATACCTGTCCCTGTCCAGCTCCATGGATGCCAGAGCTTCTACACACATCTAG